One Sagittula stellata E-37 genomic window carries:
- the rpsG gene encoding 30S ribosomal protein S7 — MSRRHAAEKREVLPDAKYGDRVLTKFMNNLMYDGKKSVAESIVYGALDRVENKVKRAPLEIFHEALDNIKPSVEVRSRRVGGATYQVPVEVRPERREALAIRWLITASRNRNENTMEERLAGELIDAVQSRGSAVKKREDTHKMADANKAFSHYRW, encoded by the coding sequence ATGTCCCGTCGTCACGCCGCAGAAAAACGCGAAGTCCTGCCCGACGCCAAGTACGGCGACCGCGTTCTGACCAAATTCATGAACAACCTGATGTACGACGGCAAGAAGTCCGTCGCCGAAAGCATCGTCTACGGCGCGCTCGACCGCGTCGAGAACAAGGTGAAGCGTGCGCCGCTGGAAATCTTCCACGAGGCGCTCGACAACATCAAGCCGTCGGTCGAGGTGCGTTCGCGCCGCGTCGGTGGTGCCACCTACCAGGTGCCGGTCGAAGTGCGTCCGGAGCGCCGCGAGGCGCTGGCGATCCGCTGGCTGATCACCGCGTCCCGCAACCGCAACGAAAACACCATGGAAGAGCGTCTGGCCGGTGAGCTGATCGACGCCGTCCAGTCCCGTGGTTCCGCGGTGAAGAAGCGCGAGGACACGCACAAGATGGCCGACGCCAACAAGGCGTTCTCGCACTACCGCTGGTAA